Below is a genomic region from Thermococcus sp..
TCAGGCGAGGAGAACCTCGCCGCCAGCGGCCTTTATCTTCTCCTCGGCCTTCGGGGTGACGTAGTAGGCCTTGATGGTAAGGGGCTTGGTGAGCTTTCCGGTGCCGAGAACCTTGTCAACGCCGAGCTGGGTGACGTCAACGACTATCTTTCCCTCCTCCTCGTAGGCAACGCCCATATCAAGGAAGAGGGTGAGGTTCTCGTCTATGTCGCTGAGGTTTATGGTCTTTGGAGTGTACTGGACGGCTTTGGGCCTGTGGAAGCCCCTCTTGCCGAGGTGATCCGGGGCGTACTTGATTGTCCAGGTCCACTTGGTGTTCTTCCTCTTTCCGGTTCCTGCCATTCCCTTACCGCCCTTGCTACCGCCGCCGCGGTGCTTCTTCTTGCAGCCCCATCCGTG
It encodes:
- a CDS encoding uL15m family ribosomal protein, with translation MIRRKKKVRKLRGSHTHGWGCKKKHRGGGSKGGKGMAGTGKRKNTKWTWTIKYAPDHLGKRGFHRPKAVQYTPKTINLSDIDENLTLFLDMGVAYEEEGKIVVDVTQLGVDKVLGTGKLTKPLTIKAYYVTPKAEEKIKAAGGEVLLA